Proteins co-encoded in one Coregonus clupeaformis isolate EN_2021a chromosome 5, ASM2061545v1, whole genome shotgun sequence genomic window:
- the LOC121559102 gene encoding mediator of RNA polymerase II transcription subunit 13-like has translation MSSCFVPNGASLEDCHSNLFCLADLTGIKWRRFVWQGPTSSPILFPVTEEDPILCSFSRCLAADVLSVWRRHHTPGRRELWLFWWGDDPSFAELIHHELSSEEDGEWESGLSYECRTLLFKAVHNLLERCLMNRSFVRIGKWFVKPYEKDEKPIKKSEHLSCAFTFFLHGDSNVCTSVEIAQHQPVQRLSEEHLSLAQQNASPLQVILSPYGLNGTVTGQSFKMSDHPTQKLIEEWRQFYPISPSAKDRPEDKMEDTDWEDDSLAAVEVLVAGVRMVYPACLVLVPQSDLPALAPQGSANPSAILCGGQGAHRDPPMSSVTLTPPTSPEEAQTDSQAAQRWLKLCSKVDGFNSNSSGIHGSKIPRRLAAQVVESVWQECTTNRAQSKRKFATLTNGTCEEEGDKTGVWDFVESSRRAHCNCSRHKNQKQRSGSTSGNPPSVGQPPQPPPKHKLGEKLEKGEKQQKRPQTPFHHRSYVFEEPAMEPQRLCMRTQDEVPYPSLHHIDTAPSKAPMLHTHGTPQDLAGSPQPPPLSPHPCERGEEDPGAMKSSSTPVHQHFYPPSSEPCLLPQKTSSDEPLPLPFPAAYPESLEPTVYVGSAINPNEDSAHNPWKYFNLPRKKASDFLTPLLPVDKLQDDSGGGGGQENIVSVTELMSGSGRPLKVSDDLVRTYTQRRNSHLAAAMADEDQEEEPDPYAFVEGDEEFTFTDKKDKLSSERETSKRHKGDDGSGTSADDGQGSAGGKPVPSTSLIHETDLAVSINDLDNLFNSDEDELAPGSRRAGVHGDKFGSKEHKTSNLDPLSCISSADLHKMFPTPPSLEQHIMGYSPMNTGGKDYGGVEGGLGLTLLEGSQFSSHYKMEVEEGFCSPKPSEIKDFSFVYKSEACKAFTGCSMFAPLKMLPSQCMMPIKLPDCVYTPSWTMGKLELIPPVPTMGLLTKDGNIPSVEPDYQSYTPQTHTPFMSNSAPPSNSGTGILPSPATPRFSAPTPRTPRTPRTPRGPASVQGSLKYDESDLYSPASTPSTCRPLSSVEPATVPSIPEAHSLYVTLILSESVMNLFKDCNFDSCCVCVCNMNIRGADVGVYLNDNGEAQYPCTCGFSAVVNRRYGSSAGLFLEDELDVVGRGSDAGRDSERRFQELHSASLHRTGNPKERPPDELILLLQDQCTNPFSPMAGVEYPRALSSGPFRSSLRVEERDCYNDCYMALEHGRQFMDNMSGGKVDEALVKSTCLHNWPKRKAAEVSRLFSQDVLRVLLSLQPVLQDAIQKKRSVRSWGVQGPLTWQQFHKMAGRGSYGTDESPEPLPIPTFLVGYEYDFVVLSPFGLPYWEKLLLDPFGSHRDVGYVVVCPENEALLRGAKSFFKDLTAVYEACRLGQHRPICKTHPDGILRVGTAEGRNLAEQPLSDWFLKMASSNGNSEAFSKLKLYAQVCRHDLAPYLAGQSLDSSLLNQHSPTVASPQSSSSQSPGSTTPSSGPQSSSSTAQPASTPPSSTTSTIGPQAMGGIGGLGMPSAKPSSYTPYGTSGLQGSVSQNGPQSGAQTTGENGPTANQPQATTEPVETTLERDKVGVPTDGESHAVTFPPAIVVYIVDPFSYEDGERDSHSSVWTLGLLRCYVEMLQFLPPHIRNSVSVQIIPCQYLLQPVRIEERHLYGQHLKSLAFSVFTQCRRPLPGNTNIKALTGFGPGLAIDMALRSSERPECLRLYTPPFILAPIKDKQTELGETFGEASQKYNVLFVGYCLSHDQRWLLASCTDQSGELLETCIISIDVPNRARRKKGSARRLGLQKLWEWCLGLVQVTSLPWRVVIGRLGRMGHGELRDWSILLSRRNLQSLSKRLKETCRMCGISAADTPSILSACLVAMEPQGSFVIMPDSVSTGSVFGRSTTLNMQTSQLSTPQDTSCTHILVFPTSAMVQVNNATTEQNIDIAFNPINPDGSDGMGIFDLFDNDMVDPDLINILPNSPTTSPVHSPGGHYHQGGDGSKGQSTDRMESHEEALNILQQPMALGYFISTAKAGPLPDWFWSACPQAQNQCPLFLKASLHLHVSSVQSDELLHSKHSHPLDSNHTSDVLRFVLEQYNALSWLTCDPATQDRRSCLPVHFVVLNQMYNFIMNML, from the exons ATGAGTTCATGTTTTGTACCAAACGGGGCCAGTTTGGAGGACTGCCACTCCAACCTATTTTGCCTG GCTGACCTGACTGGGATAAAATGGCGACGTTTTGTGTGGCAGGGGCCCACCTCCTCACCCATCCTGTTCCCTGTGACAGAGGAGGACCCCATCCTGTGCAGCTTCAGCCGGTGCCTGGCGGCCGACGTGCTAAGCGTGTGGCGGAGGCACCACACCCCGGGCCGCCGCGAGCTCTGGCTCTTCTGGTGGGGGGATGACCCCAGCTTCGCCGAACTCATCCACCACGAGCTGTCAA GTGAGGAGGATGGCGAGTGGGAGAGCGGCTTGTCCTACGAGTGCCGCACACTCCTGTTCAAAGCTGTCCACAACTTGCTGGAGCGTTGCCTCATGAACCGCAGCTTTGTCCGTATTGGCAAGTGGTTCGTCAAGCCCTACGAGAAGGATGAGAAGCCCATCAAGAAGAG TGAGCACCTGTCGTGTGCGTTCACCTTCTTCCTGCACGGGGACAGTAATGTGTGCACCAGCGTGGAGATTGCCCAGCACCAGCCTGTCCAGCGGCTGAGTGAAGAGCACCTGAGCCTGGCACAGCAGAATGCCAGCCCCCTGCAAG TCATCTTGAGTCCATACGGTCTGAACGGGACGGTCACGGGCCAGTCCTTCAAGATGTCTGACCACCCCACACAGAAACTCATTGAGGAGTGGAGGCAGTTCTATCCCATCAGCCCCAGCGCCAAGGACCGCCCAGAGGACAAGATGGAGGATACAGACTGGGAGGATGACTCACTAGCAGCCGTGGAGGTCCTTGTTG CGGGAGTGAGGATGGTGTACCCTGCCTGTCTAGTACTGGTGCCCCAGTCAGACCTCCCTGCCTTGGCCCCCCAGGGCTCAGCCAACCCCTCAGCCATCCTGTGTGGGGGCCAGGGGGCCCACAGAGACCCTCCTATGTCCTCTGTCACCCTTACCCCTCCCACATCACCAGAGGAGGCCCAAACAG ATTCTCAGGCAGCCCAGAGGTGGTTGAAGCTCTGCTCGAAAGTGGATGGTTTCAACTCCAACAGTAGCGGTATCCACGGCAGCAAGATCCCCCGCAGGCTGGCTGCCCAGGTGGTGGAGAGCGTGTGGCAGGAGTGCACTACCAACCGGGCCCAGAGCAA GAGGAAGTTTGCTACATTGACCAACGGCAcctgtgaggaggagggggacaaAACAGGAGTGTGGGATTTTGTGGAGTCATCGCGTAGGGCACACTGCAACTGTTCAAG GCATAAAAACCAGAAGCAACGATCAGGCAGCACCTCAGGAAACCCTCCATCGGTGGGCCAGCCCCCACAGCCGCCCCCCAAACACAAGCTGGGCGAGAAGTTGGAGAAGGGGGAGAAGCAGCAGAAGAGGCCCCAGACACCCTTCCACCACCGCAGCTATGTTTTTGAGGAGCCGGCCATGGAGCCCCAGAGGCTGTGTATGAGAACCCAGGATGAGGTCCCCTACCCCAGCCTGCACCACATAGACACAGCCCCTTCCAAAGCCCCCATGTTGCACACCCACGGGACCCCCCAAGACCTGGCCGGCTCCCCACAGCCCCCTCCTCTCAGCCCCCACCCCTGCGAACGCGGGGAGGAAGACCCTGGGGCCATGAAGAGCTCCTCCACGCCCGTCCACCAAcacttctaccccccctcctccgAGCCCTGCCTGCTGCCCCAGAAGACCTCGTCTGACGAGCCCCTGCCCCTGCCTTTCCCCGCTGCCTACCCTGAGTCCCTGGAACCCACTGTCTACGTGGGTTCAGCCATCAACCCCAACGAAGACTCTGCCCACAACCCCTGGAAGTACTTCAACTTGCCACGTAAGAAGGCCTCAGACTTCTTGACACCACTGCTGCCTGTGGACAAACTACAGGATGACTCcgggggaggaggagggcaggagaACATTGTCTCTGTCACAGA GTTGATGTCTGGCTCTGGCAGGCCTCTGAAGGTGTCTGACGACCTGGTGAGGACCTACACCCAGAGGAGGAACAGCCACCTGGCGGCTGCCATGGCTGACGAGGACCAGGAGGAGGAGCCAGACCCCTACGCCTTTGTGGAGGGAGACGAGGAGTTCACCTTCACTGACAAGAAGGACAAACTAAGCTCTGAGAGAGAGACCAGCAAGAGACACAAG GGTGACGATGGCAGTGGGACCTCAGCAGATG aTGGTCAGGGTTCAGCTGGTGGAAAGCCTGTACCCTCCACCAGCCTCATCCATGAGACGGACCTGGCTGTGTCCATCAACGACCTGGACAACCTCTTCAACTCAGACGAAGATGAGTTAGCG CCTGGATCCAGGAGAGCAGGAGTACATGGAGACAAGTTTGGCAGTAAGGAACACAAAACATCAAATCTGGACCCTCTGTCCTGCATAA GCTCTGCTGACCTGCACAAGATGttccccacccctccctctctggaGCAGCACATCATGGGCTACTCCCCCATGAACACTGGGGGGAAGGACTATGGTGGCGTGGAGGGCGGGCTGGGCCTCACTCTGCTGGAAGGGAGCCAGTTTAGCAGCCACTACAAGATGGAGGTGGAGGAAGGCTTCTGCAGCCCCAAGCCCTCTGAGATCAAG GACTTCTCGTTTGTGTACAAGTCGGAGGCGTGCAAGGCATTCACAGGCTGCTCCATGTTTGCTCCACTGAAGATGCTGCCCAGTCAGTGTATGATGCCCATCAAGCTGCCAGACTGTGTTTACACACCCAGCTGGACCATGGGCAAACTGGAGCTCATACCCCCTGTGCCAACCATGGGCCTCCTCACCAAAGACGG TAACATCCCCAGTGTTGAGCCAGACTACCAGAGCTACACACCTCAGACCCACACGCCCTTCATGTCCAACAGCGCCCCACCCAGCAACAGCGGCACGGGCATCCTGCCCTCCCCGGCCACACCCCGCTTCTCTGCCCCCACCCCACGCACTCCCCGTACCCCACGCACCCCAAGAGGGCCCGCCAGCGTCCAGGGATCGCTCAAATACGACGAGTCTGACCTCTACTCGCCTGCCTCCACCCCTTCCACCTGCCGACCTCTCAGCTCAGTGGAGCCAGCCACTGTGCCCTCCATCCCCGAGGCCCACAGTCTCTACGTCACCCTCATCCTCTCTGAGTCCGTCATGAACCTCTTCAAGGACTGTAACTTTGACAGCTGCTGCGTATGCGTGTGCAACATGAACATCCGTGGCGCAGACGTGGGCGTGTATCTTAACGACAACGGCGAGGCCCAGTACCCCTGCACCTGCGGTTTCAGCGCCGTGGTCAACCGTCGATACGGCAGCTCGGCTGGGCTCTTCCTGGAGGACGAGCTGGACGTGGTGGGGCGTGGCTCGGACGCTGGCCGCGACTCTGAGAGGCGTTTCCAGGAGCTGCACTCCGCCTCCCTTCACAGGACCGGCAACCCCAAAGAGAGGCCCCCAGACGAGCTCATCCTGCTGCTGCAGGACCAGTGCACCAACCCATTCTCCCCCATGGCTGGGGTGGAGTACCCCAGGGCTCTGTCCTCAGGCCCCTTTCGCTCTTCTCtacgggtggaggagagggactgCTATAATGACTGCTATATGGCTCTGGAGCATGGCCGGCAGTTCATGGACAACATGTCAGGAGGCAAGGTGGATGAGGCACTGGTTAAGAGCACGTGTCTACACAACTGGCCTAAACGCAAAG CTGCAGAAGTGAGCAGGCTGTTCTCTCAGGACGTGTTGCGGGTGCTGCTCTCCCTCCAGCCTGTACTCCAGGATGCCATCCAGAAGAAGAGGAGCGTGCGTTCCTGGGGCGTTCAGGGACCCCTCACCTGGCAGCAGTTTCACAAGATGGCCGGCAGGGGATCCTACG GCACTGATGAGTCTCCAGAGCCCCTGCCCATCCCTACCTTCCTGGTGGGCTATGAGTATGACTTTGTGGTGCTGTCGCCCTTCGGCCTGCCTTACTGGGAGAAGCTGCTGCTGGACCCCTTCGGCTCCCACAGGGACGTGGGATATGTAGTCGTCTGTCCTGAGAACGAGGCTCTGCTCCGCGGGGCTAAGAGCTTCTTCAAGGACCTTACGGCCGTGTACGAG GCTTGTCGACTGGGTCAGCACAGACCAATCTGTAAGACTCATCCAGATGGCATATTGCGGGTTGGTACGGCAGAGGGCAGGAACCTGGCAGAGCAGCCCCTCAGTGACTGGTTCCTCAAAATGGCCAGCAGCAACGGGAATAGCGAGGCCTTCAGCAAACTCAAACTCTACGCCCAAGTGTGCCGGCATGACCTGG CTCCATACCTGGCTGGGCAGTCTCTGGACAGCTCTCTGTTGAACCAGCACAGCCCCACTGTGGCCTCCCCCCAGtcctcctcctcccagtcccCTGGCTCCACCACCCCCTCATCAGGTCCCCAGAGCTCCAGCAGCACTGCCCAGCCTGCCAGCACCCCACCCTCCTCCACCACTTCCACCATAGGCCCCCAGGCAATGGGAGGGATAGGGGGCTTAGGAATGCCCTCGGCCAAGCCCAGCTCCTACACACCATACGGGACATCAGGCCTGCAGGGCAGCGTCTCCCAGAATGGGCCCCAGTCGGGAGCTCAGACCACAGGGGAGAATGGCCCCACTGCCAACCAACCCCAGGCCACCACCGAGCCCGTGGAGAC CACGTTGGAGAGAGACAAGGTGGGCGTCCCTACAGACGGAGAGTCCCATGCAGTGACGTTCCCCCCAGCCATTGTGGTCTACATCGTGGATCCCTTCAGCTACGAGGACGGGGAGAGGGACTCCCACTCCAGTGTGTGGACGCTGGGTCTGCTGCGCTGCTATGTGGAGATGCTCCAGTTCCTGCCACCTCACATCAGAAACTCTGTGTCTGTGCAG ATCATTCCCTGCCAGTACTTGTTGCAGCCTGTGCGCATTGAGGAACGCCATCTCTACGGTCAGCACCTCAAGTCCCTAGCCTTCTCGGTGTTCACCCAGTGCAGACGGCCCCTCCCCGGCAACACCAACATCAAGGCTCTGACAGGCTTCGGCCCTGGCCTGGCCATCGACATGGCACTGAGGAGCTCGGAG AGGCCAGAGTGTCTGCGTCTGTACACCCCACCGTTCATCCTGGCGCCCATCAAGGACAAGCAGACAGAGCTGGGGGAGACGTTCGGCGAGGCCTCTCAGAAGTACAACGTGCTGTTTGTGGGCTACTGCCTGTCGCATGACCAGCGCTGGCTCCTGGCCTCCTGTACTGACCAATCAGGAGAGCTGCTGGAGACATGCATCATCAGCATCGACGTGCCTAACAG GGCTCGGAGGAAAAAGGGTTCAGCCAGACGACTGGGCCTGCAGAAGCTGTGGGAGTGGTGTCTAGGCTTGGTGCAGGTGACATCACTTCCCTGGAGGGTGGTGATTGGCCGCCTGGGCAGAATGGGCCACGGAGAGTTACGAG ACTGGAGTATTCTGCTCAGCAGGAGGAACCTGCAGTCTCTCAGCAAGCGCCTCAAGGAGACCTGCAGGATGTGTGGCATCTCTGCCGCAGACACTCCCAGCATCCTCAGCGCCTGCCTGGTTGCCATGGAGCCCCAGGGCTCCTTTGTCATCATGCCGG aCTCTGTGTCAACAGGCTCAGTGTTTGGCCGCAGCACCACTCTGAACATGCAGACTTCCCAGCTGAGCACTCCTCAGGACACGTCCTGCACCCACATCCTGGTGTTCCCTACCTCGGCCATGGTGCAGGTCAACAACGCCACCACCGAACAGAACATAGACATCGCCTTCAACCCCATCAACCctg ATGGTTCAGATGGGATGGGCATCTTTGACCTGTTTGATAACGACATGGTGGACCCTGACCTCATCAATATCCTGCCCAACTCTCCCACCACCTCCCCCGTTCACTCCCCCGGTGGACACTATCACCAGGGGGGAGACGGCAGCAAG GGCCAGAGCACAGACCGTATGGAGTCCCACGAAGAGGCCCTGAACATCCTGCAGCAGCCTATGGCTCTGGGCTACTTCATCTCCACAGCAAAGGCTGGCCCCCTGCCTGACTGGTTCTGGTCAGCCTGCCCCCAGGCACAGAACCAGTGCCCACTGTTCCTCAAG